AGGCATGCAGGAACGCGGCGAGCGCCTTCTCGGGCCTTATGCCATGAGCGCCCGTCACTGCCCCGACCGCAATGGGATACGCGACCTTGTCAGTTAGCCGCTCGAACACCGCGTCCGGCCAGGCCCGCGCCGCTGCGAGGAAAGCCTCACCGAGCAGCATCGTTTCCTGATGCCGCTCGCGTGATCCGGCCAGCGCCTCGGCGAGTGCAGCGACTTCGGCAAGACGTGCGGCTTCTGCCTGTTGCCTGTGGCTTTCGGCCAGCAGCACCGCATCGTTCCAGGCCGAACCATTGCCGACCAGCGTGCCGATCCAGGCCGCAAGCGAGGTCGCATCCGTAACGAGCCCGTCGGCCACCGCACGCTCCAGCCCGCCCGAATAGGCAAAGCTGCCGATCGGAAAAGCCGGCGAGAGCCATGCCGTCAGGCGCAACAATGCCTGCAGCTCGCGATCCCTGGTCATCAAGGCTCAGTCGTGCTTGTGGTCATGATCATGACCGCGATCGTGGCGGTGCTCATGCTCATGCTCGTAGCCATGTTCGTGATCATGGTCATGGCCGTGATTATGATCATGTGCGTGGTCATGCCCGTGGTCATGATTGTGATCGTGATCATGCCCATGCGAGTGCCCGCCTGGGGAATGATAGGCGCCGCGCGCCGGCTGGAACGGCTCGTCAATCTCGAGGACGACGGCGCCGAGGCCCTGCAGCATGGCGCGGATGACATGATCGCGGAGGATGACGATGCGGTCTTCCTCGATCTGCGCGGCAAGATGCCGGTTGCCGAGATGCCAGGCGAGCTCGACCAGATGGGTGCGGTCGCGACCGCGGATTTCGAAGAGTTTCTCATCAGCGGCGAGGATCTCGATCAGTTCGCCGTCGTCGCGCACCAAAAGGTCGCCATTGGAGAAAAGCACCGGATCCTTGAGATCGAGCATGACCATTTCGCCATTTTCCAGATGCAGCAGCTTGCGGCGCAGATGACGCAGATCATGCGGCAGCTTGACTTGGGCGATCGGGTGGGAGGAAGGGGTTCCGGCGGGAAGATAGGAGGTGACGCGCTGCATGACATGTCCGTTTTTCTGAGAGGACGACCATGCAAAATAGCTCTTCCCGATGCAAGCACCAATGGCCTTTCATCTAAATCAAAAAATAGAGCATGATGTCGTCCGAAAACCGCAAACACTTTTCGGCATCATGCTCCAGACCTGGCTTTTATATTCCGTAAGCCTGCATCACATTGTCGCTCTCCGGTCCTCTGTTCTCGCCATCGACGCCGTTATCGACGAGCCCGTGCCAAGCGTGATGCAGACCTTCCCGTTCGTGTACGACGCGATTGCGCCCAAGCGCCTTGGCGAGATAGAGCGCCCGGTCGGCGGAAGCATAGACCGCCTGCTTGTTGCGCCCGGCGACCAGATCGGCAACGCCGCCGGAAACGGTGATGCGGATATCGTGGCCCTCGGCCCTGATGGCGCCGCCGGCGATCCGGCATCGGACGCTTTCGATGCGCTCCATCCGCGCCTCCAGCGGTTCCCCGGAGACGATGACGCCGAACTCCTCCCCACCCAGCCGTGCGACGACGGACATCTCATTGAAGGCGGATGTGAGCATGGCCGAAACGGCGACGATGACGGCATCGCCGCAGCCATGGCCGAAGCGGTCGTTGATCGCCTTGAAACGGTCGACGTCAAAAATCACCAGCGACGCGTTGCCATCGGTATTCTCAAGCGCCTCGGTAAAGGCGCGCCGGTTGAGCAGCCCGGAAAGCGTATCCGTGCGGCTGAGCTTTTCGAACTCCGCCCGCGAGAGCGCGAGGTCGCGCATGGCAAAGCCGGCAAACAGCGACAGCATGCCGGAAACGGTACCGCCGATCAGCCAAGAAAAGATCGCGCTGAAGCCGATTGCATGGGCGAGCGTCACCGGTAGAAGCCCGAGAAGATCGAGCGACGGCATCGTCAATGCGATGATGACTCCTGAGAGAATAACCGCAAGAAAAGCCATCTTCAGGGCGAAGACGTAGACGTTCTTGCGGTATTGAAGATCGCCAAAATCGGCCTGCAGCGAAATCCAGTTTCTCATGAGAATCAACCTTCTGCTCGGCGTTTCCAGGCATTGATAAGAGCCCAATTGCTGCGGGTGTCTTAATTGACTCGTTAAAATTCGAACGGTTTTGGACGTTTCGGTGGACAGAATTTTTCTAGCAGGGGATGCAGTTTTCCAATCCCTGAATCGAACAGTGTGGAGAGAGAGATAAACAATTGATATGAAAGGGATTTATTGAGCTTCTAGGTGCGGCTGTTCCAGAATGACGTAGCTGAAGAAAATACCGGCTTTTCCACCGATTTTTACAACCAGATGGAGAGCGCTATTCACAATTCACTTTAAGAGCGGACTGGCCCGACAGCTGCTTCAATTGTAGACGGAAACAGACAATCGCAATGCTTGTGGAAGCGGGTTCCATATGCCGGTTCGAAGCCCGGCCGAGCGCAGGGCAGCGGCAGTCCAGGTGTTGCAGCCGAAGAGGGCGTTGAAGTATCCCCTGGCCTCGAAGAACCGATCGATCTCGCCGTATCCGGCATCCGGAATCGGCACCACCGCGCCCGCATCGCGGACGAAGCTCCGCGAGATAAAGTCGCGCAGTTGCGCCAATTGATCCTCACTGACATCGAATGCCGTCACAGTGGACTGTGGCTCGGTGATAGGACCGGCAAGATCCACATGCAGCACCGAACGGTCGATCGTCAGCGCGCGCAACACCGGCAGCGGCTTCAGTTCCGCCCATGTGGGAGTTTCCAGATAGAAGGCACGACCGCCCCAGCCGATAATGAGCCACTCCGCATTCGGATGGCCGAGCGGAAAACCGGTATCGTCGAGGAAGGAAAAGGCAGCCCGCGTTTCCGCGTCGAGCGGAATGGCAATATCGGTATGGATCGGTCCTGACAACAGGAGAATCCGATGCGTCACCGCCGCGGACGACGCCTTGACCGGCGCAATCAGCGGCCGGGGAATGAAGGTCCCGCAAGCCACCGAGAGCAGAAGCAGAAATACGATCCGCAACAACCAGCGGATACCTGTCCTCATCGCAGCCGTCCGTCACACATCGGACGTGGGCCTAGAACAGGAAATAGCGCTGCGCCATCGGCAGCACCGTCGCCGGCTCGCATGTCAGCAATTCGCCGTTCGCCCTGACCTCGTAGGTCTCGGGATCGACCTCGATCTCAGGTGTCAGGTCGTTATGGATCATCGATGCCTTGGAGATGCCGCCGCGCGTATTCTTTACTGCGACAAGTTCCTTGGCCACGCCGAGCCGGCCCTTCAGGCCGGCATCGAGCGACGCCTGGCTGACGAAGGTGACGGAGGAATTGGTGAGGCTCTTGCCGTAGGAGGCAAACATCGGCCGGTAGTGAACCGGCTGCGGCGTCGGGATCGAAGCGTTCGGATCGCCCATCGGCGCGGCCGCGATCGAGCCCCCGAGCAGCACCATATCGGGCTTCACCCCGAAGAAGGCCGGATTCCACAGCACCAGGTCGGCACGTTTGCCGACTTCGACCGAGCCGATCTCACGGCTGAGGCCATGGGCGATCGCCGGGTTGATCGTGTATTTGGCGATATAGCGGCGGACGCGGAAATTGTCGTTGTCGCCCTTTTCCTCCTTCAGCCGGCCGCGCTGGCGCTTCATCTTATCGGCCGTCTGCCAGGTGCGGATGGCCACTTCGCCGACGCGGCCCATGGCCTGACTGTCGGAGGAGATGATCGAGAAGGCGCCGATATCGTGCAGGATGTCTTCGGCAGCGATCGTTTCCTTGCGGATACGGCTTTCGGCAAAGGCGATGTCTTCGGGGATCGACGGCGACAGATGGTGGCAAACCATCAGCATGTCGAGATGCTCGGCGATCGTATTGACCGTATAGGGCCGTGTTGGATTGGTCGACGACGGAATGACGTTCGGCTGGCCGCAGATCTTGATGATGTCAGGCGCGTGGCCGCCGCCCGCCCCTTCCGTGTGGAAGGCATGGATGGTGCGGCCCTTGATGGCGCCGATCGTATCCTCGACGAAGCCGCTTTCGTTCAGCGTATCGGTGTGGATCATCACCTGCACGTCGTATTCGTCGGCAACCGACAGGCAGCAGTCGATGGCGCCTGGCGTCGTGCCCCAATCCTCGTGCAGCTTCAGCGAGGTGGCGCCGGCCAGCACCATTTCGGTCAGCGCCCCCGGCAGCGAGGCATTGCCCTTGCCAGCAAAGGCGAGGTTCATCGGAAAGGCGTCGGCCGCTTCGATCATGCGCGCCAGATGCCAGGGACCGGGCGTGCAGGTGGTGGCGAGCGTGCCGTGTGCAGGACCGGTGCCGCCGCCGAGCATGCAGGTCATGCCGCTCATCAGCGCTTCCTCGATCTGCTGCGGCGCAATGAAATGGATATGGCTGTCCATGCCGCCAGCGGTGACGATCTTGCCTTCGGCGGCGATCGCCTCCGTGCCGGGACCGACGATGATATTGACACCCGGCTGCATGTCGGGATTACCGGCCTTGCCGATCGCGACGATGCGCCCGTCCTTGAGGCCGATATCGGCCTTGTAGATGCCAGAATGATCAACGATCACCGCATTGGTGATGACGGTATCCACTGCGCCATCCGCCCGCGTCACCTGGCTCTGGCCCATGCCGTCGCGGATCACCTTGCCGCCGCCGAACTTCACCTCCTCGCCATAGGTGGTGAAATCCTTCTCGATCTCGATGAAGAGCTCCGTGTCGGCAAGGCGCACCTTGTCTCCAGTGGTCGGTCCGAACATGCCGGCATATGCGGCGCGCGAGATCTTGTAGGGCATATTCTGGTTCTACCTCTGGAGTTCCGAAAAATTGGGAGATTTCGATGCGGCCCTGTCGAAAGTCAGGGTCGTGCGGCAGCCGTTTCGCTTATTGATTTCGCCGATGAGATGGTCAGAAAAATCGCCCGGATATGCGATGAAGCCGCTCAACGATGCCTCCACGATCGCAGCGTCCTGGACCATTACATTTGACATGTGCAGCAGCCTTGTCATGACCCCGGCAATGATCACCTTGCTGTATTTCAGCTTCTGCCGAAGCACCCAGATCGTCTCGACAACGACCACATGGTTGACGAAGAACGGTTCGCGGCTCCCCACGACGGCATCGCGAACCAGGGCGAACTGGTCCGGCGTGTGGTCCCCCTCGGAAAGATCGGTGAGGAAGATCCTGAGAAGGATATTCGTATCAATCCCCAGCATTCCACGATCCCGTCGCCATTGCACCGCGCGCCTCGGCGATCCATTTTTCAATGTCGTCGCCCGAAACCGGTTCGTCGCTCTTCAGAACTCCTATCAAGTCGGCAAGACTTTCTCTCAGCACGCGAACCTCGAAAACGCCGTCGGAATTCGCGACGAAATCGATCCGGTCGCCGGCATGAATGTCCAACGACTTGCGCAACCCCGCAGGCAGCGTGATCTGATTTTTCGATGTGACCTTTGCCGATGTCGCCATAACAAATCTCCTTACCTTTTGTTCAAAATGTAAGGCGTCTTGCCGGATGCCGCAATGTCTGTCCCAAGCCGTCGAAGCCGTCCCTCGTCGATATACCGGTCCACCAGCTGCCGCTCGGCGGCGAACGGATGCCATTCCCAGCCGACATGGCCGAAGCCAGCGAGCGTCACCTCGGCCTCGTCATGTCTCTCCAGCACCTCACCGATCACGATCATGCCGCTGCTCGGCACCACGTATGGCTGAGGATCAAAAGCCGAAATCGCTGTATCGACGGCATCGTGAATCGACTTGCCGATGACGACGTGCCTTTTGCCGGTGTCTGTGCAGAAGGCGCTGAACTCAGCGGTATAGTCGTCGCAGAAATCGTCGAGTTCCGGATGAGAGACGGCAAGCGGCGCCCGCATCGCGGCGAATTTTTCCGGGTCGCGTACGCTCCAGATTTCTCCAGCCGAAACGACGCCCGGATGGGCGTGCCACTCACGCGAACCGAGCATCGCCTTTGCCGGCCTGCCGGTATTGCAGACCGCGACGGCATCCGTGCGGCTGCCGCCGGCGCCATAGGAGCGGCAATCATTGAAGCGGATGACAATATCGGCGGCATCGATGATGCCAGCCCCGCCCTCCTCAATGTCGCCATTGCCGACGATCATAATTTTCCTGATCACCTTAGTTGCTCATCGTATCTTCAAGCTCTTTCAGCTCTTTCGTGCGTTTGTCCGTGATGTTGGCGAGACACCCGGCGACCAGCATCGGCTCCATCGTGCCGCCACGGGCCTGAAATCCAAAGGCGTCGCATTCGGCGTCACGATAGTCGATCCAGGCGCGCTGCGCCTTGACCAGCGCCTGCTCTGCGCCCTTCATGTCGCCATCCAGGCCCTTGTCGATCGCCGCCAGGGCGGCGCGCGTCTTCTTATATTGCGCATTCAGCGCCTTGTCGGCAGTCTCGTGGCGCGCCGCCTCGCAGCCAGTCATGTCCGATTGCGTCTTGGGATTGTTGCAATCCATATCCTCAGCAGAGGCAGCACCTGCCGTCAGCAGCATCGCCGCCCCGACGAGGCAGATATTCAAGCGCATGCACTTCTCCCGTATTTTGTCCTTAAAGCTTGCCCATCACCAGCTGACGGAAACCGTAGACCTCGCGCTTGCCGGAAAGCGGGATCAGCGTCACCGAGCGCGTCTGCCCCGGCTCGAAGCGCACCGCCGTCCCCGCCGGGATATCGAGCCGCTTGCCGTGTGCTACCGCGCGATCGAAGGAAAGCCCAGCATTGGTCTCGGCGAAATGATAGTGGCTGCCGACCTGCACCGGCCGATCGCCGGTATTGGAAACCTCCAGCGTCACCGTCGGCGCGCCGGCATTCAGTTCGATGTCGCCGCTTGCGGCAATGATCTCGCCTGGAATCATCTCGTCCTCCTTAAGCCGCCTTGGGCGCGCAGCCCTCGGCCTTCAGTACGCGCTTCGTCGATGCCGGATTTTTGGCGAGCATGGCCGCCGGCCGAATAGGCCTCGCGACGAGATTGCCGCCGCAGTTCGGGCAGACACCCTTCAGCACGCCGTCCACGCAATCGGCGCAGAAGGTGCATTCGTAGGTGCAGATCCGTGCCTCAGCGCTGTCAGGCGACAGATCCTTGTCGCAGCATTCGCAATTGGGCCTGAGTTCCAACATTCCTATCTCCTCACCGGATCGGTTCGTGCACGGTGACGAGCTTGGTGCCATCGGGAAACGTTGCCTCCACCTGCACGTCATGGATCATCTCTGCAATCCCCTCCATCACCTGGTCGCGGCCGATCACATGGGCACCGGCTTCCATCAGCTCGGCAACCGGACGGCCGTCGCGGGCGCCTTCGACGACGAAGTCGCTGATCAGCGCGATCGCTTCGGGATAGTTCAGTTTGACGCCGCGCTCCAGCCGCCGCCGCGCCACCATCGCCGCCATCGAAATCAACAGCTTGTCTTTTTCTCTCGGAGTGAGGTTCATCGCTTGTCCATCTGCTTGATCGAATGCTGTAGTTCATAGATTCCAGACTTTCGGCACAGGCGCACCATTGCGCAAGGCGGAAATGACCGGGATCAGGATTTTTCTGAGTGAGAAGCCGTCGGCTGCGGCAAGGCGAATGACGAGCTTGCCATTCCAAGCGCTTGCACCGCCCATCGATCCTTCGACGAGCGGCCGGACTTTGCCAAGATAGGCTTCTGAAAGCGGCCCGGCATAAAGCAGGGTCGCAAAGGCCACCTGTCCGCCGAGCACCGCCTGTCGCGCCGTCAGCGCCGCCACACCTTCGGAAAGTCTGAGTTCCTCGGCGTGGATCAGTTGGCTCGAACGACGGATGCGCCAGCGGTCGCGGAACAGCCCTGATACCACCGCCTCACCCATCGCCTTGCGGCCGAGCAGCACGGCTTCCACAGCGAGAAATTCGGCGCTCTCGTCAAGATCGACATCCAACCGGCGGAAAAGTGCGGCCCGATCGAAGAGGATCGTTTCCTGCGGCAGCCAGTCGACGCGGGCTTGGGCTCCGACCTTGATGCTGGTCGCCACCTCGGCGATGCCGGCCGAAGCCTTGTAGATCTTCTCGCAAGCTTGAGTGGTGACGTCGATGCGCGTACCGGCACCGGCATCCACGCTCCAGGCCATGCGGTCACCGCCCGTCAGCCCGCCAGCGGTATTGATGATGACGGCTTCCATGGAGGCGTCGAAGGTATCGGGCAGGCGGATCTTCGCTGCCCCCTCCTGATAGAGTTCACGGATGCGCGTGCGGCCATCGAACAGCTTTGCCACCAGATGTCCGCGTCCTTCCGCTCTTTGAGGTCTCGTGCCTGCCGCCGCAATCGTCATATCGTCCCTTTCGGTCGCGCCCCTGGTTTTCATTCAAGCGCGCGGATAACGGAAAGCAAGCAATTCCTATGCCGCCCCGAGCAGACCTTTGGCAACGGCGGAAGGTTTTCCAGGCGCCGCGCCCTCTGCTGCAAAATGCGGCATCTGCCGGTCAGACAGTCAGGTGGCGGCGGGCCTCCGGCGTATCCAGCGTCTCGGCAAGCCCTTCATGCACGATTTCGCCACGGTCCATGATGTAGACATAGTCGGCAAGCTCGCGGCAGAAATCGAGATATTGTTCGACGAGCAGGATCGCCATGCCTGTGGAGTCACGCAAATAGCGGATCGCCCGGCCGATATCCTTGATGATCGATGGCTGAATGCCCTCGGTCGGCTCGTCGAGCACGAGAATCCTCGGCCGCGTCACCATGGCGCGCCCGATTGCCAGCTGCTGCTGCTGCCCGCCGGAAAGATCGCCGCCGCGACGTGACAACATCGACTTCAGCACCGGGAAGAGACTGAAGATGTCATCGGGGATGTTGCGGTCGCGGCGGCCAAGCGGCGCAAAGCCGGTTTCGAGATTTTCCTTGACTGTAAGTAGCGGGAAGATTTCGCGCCCTTGCGGCACATAGCCGATGCCCTGCTTGGCGCGGGCAAAGGGCGGCAGGCCGTTGAGCCTGGTATCGTTGAAGGTGACGGTGCCGGCCGACAGCGGATGCTGGCCGGTAACGGCGCGCAGAAGAGAACTCTTCCCCACGCCGTTACGCCCCAGCACGCAGGTGATCTTGCCCATCTCGGCCTTGATCGAGATGCCGCGCAGCGCCTGAGCGGCGCCATAATGCAGGTTTGCGTTTTCGACTGTCAGCATCGGTTTCCCTTTACATTCAAACTACTGTCGGAGCAGGCCGCTGCCCCTCATCCTGCTGCCGCCACCTTCTCCCCGCTTGCGGGGAGAAGGGAATATGCCGCGACCTATCCGTCCCTCGTCCACCTCTCGCATGGCACGTCCCCTCGCCCCGTTTACGGGGAGAGGGTTAGGGTGAGGGGCATCCGGCAAACACGACGCTCACCGCCCCAGATAATTCTCGATCACCTTCGGATCCGAACTCACAAAATCGATCGATCCCTCCGCCAGCACCGATCCTTCAGCAAGGCAGGTCACCTTGACGCCGAGGTCACGGATGAAGCCCATGTCGTGCTCGACGACGACGACCGACCGGGTTTTGGCGATATCCTTGAGCAGGATCGCGGTTTCCGCCGTCTCCGCATCGGTCATGCCGGCCACCGGTTCGTCGACGAGCAGAAGCTTCGGCTCCTGCGCCAGCAGCATGCCGATCTCCAGCCACTGCTTCTGCCCGTGCGAGAGATTGGCGGCGAATTCGTCGCGGCGATGCGTCAGCCGCACCGTTCCGAGGATCTCCTCGATGCGCGCCTTGTCCTCGCCGGAAAGCCGGTAGAGCAGCGTCGAGAACACACCACGACGTCGGTTCAGCGCCAACTCCAGATTGTCCCACACCGTATGGCTTTCGAAGACGGTCGGCTTCTGAAACTTGCGGCCGATGCCGAGCTGAGCGATATCGGCTTCGTCCTTCTTGGTGAGATCGATCGTGCCGTTGAAGAACACCTCGCCCTCATCGGGCCGGGTCTTGCCGGTGATGATATCCATCATCGTCGTCTTGCCGGCGCCGTTCGGGCCGATGATGGCACGGAGTTCACCGGGCTCGATGACGATCGACAGCGAGTTCAGCGCCTTGAAGCCGTCGAAGGAAACCGACACGCCGTTGAGATAAAGCACGCTGGTGGGTTTGACGTCGGGGATCATGGCGCTCACTCCGCTGCCTGGATTTTCGGCTCGATACCGTCTTCCTCAGCCGCCGGTGTACCCGCCTTGGAGACAGGCTTCCGCTTGCCGAGATATTGCGCAATCGTGCCGACGACACCCTTCGGCAGGAACAGCGTGACCGCGACGAAGAGACCGCCGAGTGCAAACAGCCAGAATTCCGGGAAGAGACCGGTGAAGATAGTCTTGCCGCCGTTGACGAGGATCGCGCCGATGATAGGCCCGATCAGCGTCGCCCGCCCGCCGACCGCGGTCCAGATGACGACTTCGATCGAGTTCGCAGGGGCGAATTCGCCCGGATTGATGATGCCCACCTGCGGCACGTAAAGCGCGCCGGCAATACCCGCCATCATCGCCGAGACGACGAAGGTGAAAAGCTTGAAATGCTCGACGCGGTAGCCGAGGAAGCGCGTGCGGCTTTCGGCATCGCGCACGCCGACCAGCACCTTGCCGAACTTAGAGCGCACGATCGCCGAGGCGATCATCAGCGATAGAGCGAGGAAGATCGCAGTTGCGGCAAAGAGGGCTGCACGCGTGCCGTCAGCCTGGACGTTGAAACCGATAATGTCCTTGAAATCAGTGAGGCCGTTATTGCCGCCGAAGCCCATGTCGTTGCGGAAGAAGGCCAGCAGCAGCGCGTAGGTCATCGCCTGGGTGATGATCGAGAGATAGACGCCGTTGACGCGTGAGCGGAAGGCAAACCAGCCGAAGACGAAGGCGAGCAGGCCGGGTACGACGAGCACCATCAGCGCCGCAAACCAGAAATGGTTGAAGCCGTACCAGAACCAGGGCAGATCCTTCCAGTTCAGGAACACCATGAAGTCGGGCAGAACAGGGTCTCCGTAGCTGCCGCGCGTGCCGATCTGGCGCATCAGATACATGCCCATCGCATAGCCGCCGAGCGCAAAGAAGGCACCGTGGCCGAGGGAGAGGATGCCGCAGAAGCCCCAGACGAGATCGAGCGCCAGCGCCAGCAGCGCATAGGTCAGATACTTGCCGAACAGCGACATGATATAAGTCGGCACGTGCAGCGGATTGGTCGGCCCCGTCATCAGGTTCATGACCGGCACGAGGACCGCGACCAGAAGCAGGAGGGCGATGGCAATAACGATCTTGCGATCGAGTGATCGGAGAAGGAAGGCCGTTATCATGCTTCCACCGCCCTTCCTTTGAGTGCGAAGAGCCCGCGCGGACGCTTCTGGATGAAGAGAATGATGAGGACGAGCACCAGGATCTTACCGAGCACGGCGCCGGCGAAGGGCTCGAGGAACTTGTTGACGACGCCGAGCGACAGTGCGCCGACCAGCGTCCCCCAGAGATTGCCGACACCGCCGAAGACGACGACCATGAAGCTGTCGATGATGTAGCTCTGGCCGAGGTTCGGCGAGACATTGTCGATCTGGCTGAGCGCCACGCCGGCGATGCCGGCAATGCCCGAGCCGAGCGCGAAGGTGAAGGCATCGACCCAGCCGGTGCGGATGCCCATCGACGACGCCATGCGCCGGTTCTGCGTAACGGCGCGCATCTGCAGGCCGAAGGCGGACCGCTTGAGCAGCAGGAGCAGCGCCACAAAGACCACCATCGAAAAGACGATGATCCACAGTCGGTTCCAGGTGATGGAGAGCCCGCCGAGATCGAAGACGCCGGACATCCAGCTCGGATTGCGGACCTCGCGGTTGGTCGGACCGAAGCTGCTGCGCACCGCCTGCTGCAGGATCAGCGACACGCCCCAGGTGGCGAGCAGCGTTTCCAGCGGCCGGCCGTAGAGATAGCGGATGACGGCGCGCTCGATTACCAGACCGACGAAGCCGGTAAAGACGAAGGCCGCAGGCACGGCAAAGGCCAGCGAATAATCGGCAAGTTTAGGAAAGGCGGAGGTGATGTACTCCTGCACCACATAGGTGGTGTAGGCACCGATCATCACCATTTCGCCATGCGCCATGTTGATGACGCCCATGACGCCGAAGGTGATGGCAAGGCCGATCGCTGCAAGCAGCAGTACCGAGCCGAGAGACAATCCGTACCAGATATTCTGGACGATATCCCACAGCGCCAGGCTGCGATTGATGGAGCTGATATCCGCCTGGATCACCGGCTTCAGGTCGTCAGGCGCGGTTTCGAGCGTCGCCGTGAGGATGGTCAGCGCATCGCGATTGCCGCGCGCCGCGATCGTATCGATCGCAGCCTTCTTGTCTTCGACGCTGGCATCCGTCTTGAGCAGCAGCACGGCGCGCGCCGCTTCCATCGTATTCTTGATCTCAGCGTCCTTTTCGGCCGCAAGCGCCGAGTTCAGCAGATCGAGATTGGCGGGATCGGCATCTTTCAGAAGGCCCTGCGCCGCGGCAAGCCGCGCGGAACGGTCCGTGCTCATCAGCGTCAACTGGCTGGTGGCAGCGCCGATGACGCCGCGAAGCGCGTTGTTGATCTTGACCTTCGTCATCAGATCCGGATCGACATCGGCAGCGGCTTCGCCGGTGATCGGATCGGAATAGGTCGGTTCGTCATCGGTACCGCCCTGGAGGAGAACCGGGCCGCCATCGGAATTGACGTAGAGAAGGCCGTCGCTCAACTGCTGCAGGATCTGGCTGACATGCTGGTCCTTGGAAGCGACCAGCGCTTTGATAGCCGCTTCGCGTTCCGGGAAGTCGCCGACGCCGAGCGCGTCGATCAGCACGTGGATATCGTCCTGGGCCTGGACTTCGCTCGAGATCGTCACGCCCGAAAATGTCAGGCCCGAAAATGTCAGGCAAACCGTGATGAGGAAAATCTTTATGGCGCGATACATCGGCTTTCTCGCCCTTGATAGTGTTGGCCTCGCGGCGCAATCGCTGGGACGGAGCTTCCGCCCGGGATCAACCCCGGACGGAATCCTTCAGGCAATCATCGGATCGGGTCGTACTCAGGAGCCCTTGCCACCGCACTTGCCCGTAGCGACGTTGAAGTTGCCGCAGGACATCGGCTTGCGCCAATCGGAGATCAGGTCCTTGGAATCAGGCAGGAAGTCGGACCATTCGTCGCCGACGACGGCAGGTGTCTGCTGGACGATTTCGAACTGGCCGTCGGCCTGGATTTCACCGATCAGCACCGGCTTGGTGATGTGGTGGTTCGGCATGACGGTTGCATAGCCGCCGGAGAGGTTCGGAACGCTGACGCCGATGATGGTATCGAGAACCTTGTCGGTATCGGTCGTGCCGGCAGCCTGGACGGCCTTAACCCATGCGTTGAAGCCGATATACGCAG
This Rhizobium brockwellii DNA region includes the following protein-coding sequences:
- a CDS encoding urease subunit gamma yields the protein MNLTPREKDKLLISMAAMVARRRLERGVKLNYPEAIALISDFVVEGARDGRPVAELMEAGAHVIGRDQVMEGIAEMIHDVQVEATFPDGTKLVTVHEPIR
- a CDS encoding urease accessory protein UreD yields the protein MTIAAAGTRPQRAEGRGHLVAKLFDGRTRIRELYQEGAAKIRLPDTFDASMEAVIINTAGGLTGGDRMAWSVDAGAGTRIDVTTQACEKIYKASAGIAEVATSIKVGAQARVDWLPQETILFDRAALFRRLDVDLDESAEFLAVEAVLLGRKAMGEAVVSGLFRDRWRIRRSSQLIHAEELRLSEGVAALTARQAVLGGQVAFATLLYAGPLSEAYLGKVRPLVEGSMGGASAWNGKLVIRLAAADGFSLRKILIPVISALRNGAPVPKVWNL
- the urtE gene encoding urea ABC transporter ATP-binding subunit UrtE, with product MLTVENANLHYGAAQALRGISIKAEMGKITCVLGRNGVGKSSLLRAVTGQHPLSAGTVTFNDTRLNGLPPFARAKQGIGYVPQGREIFPLLTVKENLETGFAPLGRRDRNIPDDIFSLFPVLKSMLSRRGGDLSGGQQQQLAIGRAMVTRPRILVLDEPTEGIQPSIIKDIGRAIRYLRDSTGMAILLVEQYLDFCRELADYVYIMDRGEIVHEGLAETLDTPEARRHLTV
- the urtD gene encoding urea ABC transporter ATP-binding protein UrtD; protein product: MIPDVKPTSVLYLNGVSVSFDGFKALNSLSIVIEPGELRAIIGPNGAGKTTMMDIITGKTRPDEGEVFFNGTIDLTKKDEADIAQLGIGRKFQKPTVFESHTVWDNLELALNRRRGVFSTLLYRLSGEDKARIEEILGTVRLTHRRDEFAANLSHGQKQWLEIGMLLAQEPKLLLVDEPVAGMTDAETAETAILLKDIAKTRSVVVVEHDMGFIRDLGVKVTCLAEGSVLAEGSIDFVSSDPKVIENYLGR
- the urtC gene encoding urea ABC transporter permease subunit UrtC; this encodes MITAFLLRSLDRKIVIAIALLLLVAVLVPVMNLMTGPTNPLHVPTYIMSLFGKYLTYALLALALDLVWGFCGILSLGHGAFFALGGYAMGMYLMRQIGTRGSYGDPVLPDFMVFLNWKDLPWFWYGFNHFWFAALMVLVVPGLLAFVFGWFAFRSRVNGVYLSIITQAMTYALLLAFFRNDMGFGGNNGLTDFKDIIGFNVQADGTRAALFAATAIFLALSLMIASAIVRSKFGKVLVGVRDAESRTRFLGYRVEHFKLFTFVVSAMMAGIAGALYVPQVGIINPGEFAPANSIEVVIWTAVGGRATLIGPIIGAILVNGGKTIFTGLFPEFWLFALGGLFVAVTLFLPKGVVGTIAQYLGKRKPVSKAGTPAAEEDGIEPKIQAAE
- the urtB gene encoding urea ABC transporter permease subunit UrtB, which produces MYRAIKIFLITVCLTFSGLTFSGVTISSEVQAQDDIHVLIDALGVGDFPEREAAIKALVASKDQHVSQILQQLSDGLLYVNSDGGPVLLQGGTDDEPTYSDPITGEAAADVDPDLMTKVKINNALRGVIGAATSQLTLMSTDRSARLAAAQGLLKDADPANLDLLNSALAAEKDAEIKNTMEAARAVLLLKTDASVEDKKAAIDTIAARGNRDALTILTATLETAPDDLKPVIQADISSINRSLALWDIVQNIWYGLSLGSVLLLAAIGLAITFGVMGVINMAHGEMVMIGAYTTYVVQEYITSAFPKLADYSLAFAVPAAFVFTGFVGLVIERAVIRYLYGRPLETLLATWGVSLILQQAVRSSFGPTNREVRNPSWMSGVFDLGGLSITWNRLWIIVFSMVVFVALLLLLKRSAFGLQMRAVTQNRRMASSMGIRTGWVDAFTFALGSGIAGIAGVALSQIDNVSPNLGQSYIIDSFMVVVFGGVGNLWGTLVGALSLGVVNKFLEPFAGAVLGKILVLVLIILFIQKRPRGLFALKGRAVEA